One Amblyomma americanum isolate KBUSLIRL-KWMA chromosome 8, ASM5285725v1, whole genome shotgun sequence DNA window includes the following coding sequences:
- the LOC144100230 gene encoding ixochymostatin-like produces MKSQAVAVAVLLAAVALCHAQVGPVVPGCGPGEVLKQCQSSTCAELSCAHPRPPTKCTYDCVTGCFCADGFFRNSARRCVPRALCS; encoded by the exons ATGAAGTCGCAAGCCGTAGCAGTAGCCGTCTTACTTGCTGCAGTAGCGTTGTGCCATGCTCAAG TTGGCCCCGTTGTGCCCGGGTGCGGACCGGGCGAGGTGCTGAAGCAGTGCCAGAGCAGCACCTGCGCCGAGCTGAGCTGCGCCCACCCACGGCCTCCGACCAAGTGCACCTACGACTGCGTCACGGGCTGCTTCTGCGCCGACGGCTTCTTCAGGAACAGCGCCAGGAGATGCGTGCCCCGGGCGCTCTGCTCGTGA